The window TCGCACAGGCCGACCCCGCGAACGCCAGGGCGTACCGCGACAGCGCCGCACGCTACACCACGGAACTGAAGGCGCTCGACGCGGAAATCCGCAGCGCCCTTGCGGCGATTCCGGTCGAGCGGCGCAAGGTCGTCAGCGCCCACGACGCGTTCGGCTACTTCGCCCACGCCTACGGGGTTCGCTTCCTCGCCCCGGCGGGCATCAGCAACCAGTCCGAACCTTCGGCCGCCGGCGTTGCGCAGCTGATCCGCCAGCTGCGGCGCGAAAACGTGCCGGCCGTGTTCGTCGAAAGCATCAGCGACCCCCGGCTGATCGAGCGCATCCGCAAGGAAAGCGGCGCACGCCTCGGCGGCACCCTGTATTCGGACGCGCTATCGGCCGCAGACGGTCCGGCACCGACCTACGTCACGATGATGCGCCACAACCTGCGCACGCTGCTCGACGGCATGTCCGCCGGCAGCCGGTGAGCCTGCCGGACCTGACCGATCAGCGCGAGGACGCCGCGAGCAGCGAGCCCGCCGCGACGAACATCCCGCCGAACACGCGGTTCTGCGCCTTCATCATGCGCGGGCTGCGCAGCCAGTGACGGCAGCGGCCGGCAAGCAGCGCATAGCAGGACATCACGACGATGTCGGTACCGATCATCGTCGCCGCGATGATGAAGAATTGCGGCCACTGCGGCAGCCGCGGGTCGATGAACTGCGGCACGAGCGCGACCATGAAGACGATCGCCTTGGGATTGGTGAGGTTCACCAGCACGCCCTGCAAATAGACGCCGCGCGTGTCGCGCGCCTCGGCGCCGTCTTCGAGCAGCTCGACCGGCGCGCGCCACTTGCGCACGCCGAGCCAGATCAGGTAGGCCGCCCCGGCGATCTTCACGACCAGGAAGGCCGTCGCCGACGCCGCCAGCACCGCCCCCAGGCCGAGCACGACGATCGCGAGCTGGATCAGCAGCGCCGTCTGCAGGCCCAGGATCGCGCGCAGCGCCACGCGGTAACCACCACTCAACCCCGTCGCCATGCTCAGCACCGCACCCGGGCCGGGCGACACGGCGATCACCACCGCTGCGGCCAGAAACACCAGCCACACGTTCCAGTTCATCCCTTCGCTCCTTTTCCGTTTCCGGTCAGAAGAACAGCGCGTGCAGCATCTTCGCCGACAGCAGCATCAGCACGCCGGCAAAGATCTTCTTGAGGGTAGCCACCGGCAAACGG is drawn from Azoarcus sp. DN11 and contains these coding sequences:
- the rhtB gene encoding homoserine/homoserine lactone efflux protein, which encodes MNWNVWLVFLAAAVVIAVSPGPGAVLSMATGLSGGYRVALRAILGLQTALLIQLAIVVLGLGAVLAASATAFLVVKIAGAAYLIWLGVRKWRAPVELLEDGAEARDTRGVYLQGVLVNLTNPKAIVFMVALVPQFIDPRLPQWPQFFIIAATMIGTDIVVMSCYALLAGRCRHWLRSPRMMKAQNRVFGGMFVAAGSLLAASSR
- a CDS encoding metal ABC transporter substrate-binding protein; the encoded protein is MRQILLRFVVALAALFGLAAPLHAAAPLEVVTSFSILGDFIRQVGGDRVRVTALVAADQDAHNFQPRPSDARRIGTAQLVVASGLGFDPWLDRLAQTAGYKGRILVASQGIEPIAGTDEHDDAHGYDRGPHRNAVDPHAWQDAANAQRYVANIADALAQADPANARAYRDSAARYTTELKALDAEIRSALAAIPVERRKVVSAHDAFGYFAHAYGVRFLAPAGISNQSEPSAAGVAQLIRQLRRENVPAVFVESISDPRLIERIRKESGARLGGTLYSDALSAADGPAPTYVTMMRHNLRTLLDGMSAGSR